The genomic stretch TCATAGAGAAGATGAAGGAAGTCATTAGCAAGTTAGAAGATGGACTGAACAAAATCGAAGAGGATCATAACAGTCGGGTCAATTCTCCAAAACCGGAACCGAAACCTGAGCCACCCATAGAAGTTATAGAAGTTAACCCCGCCGCAAGCGAAGTTGATAAAGTTGATGCCGTAGAGAAGCCGAAGAAAAAGTTGTCCAAgataaagaaaactaaaaaactgAGGCTATTGCAGGAGAAAAAGgttcaattatttattcatttatcatGTAGAACTTTagcggttttttaaaaaaaaaaaacgcaaatgtatatttttagccGTATTGATTTGATGTGTATGTATGtgatattattgtaattatgttCACGATGATCTATTAtggcattaaaaataatatacataattaaatgcGCAGGTATTTCTCCTAAAACTATTGATGGGATTGTgctgaataattttttattggctcacattttcttaaatttaggaaatggaccgattttgatgaactTTCATCGATTTTATCGGTTTTCAAGATATGTATGAACATAAGTGTAAGAATAACACACAACACCTGTAAGatcattttcttaaaattaaacacgTCCCCGACGTCCTTCGCGCAACTTCGCGCGGCGAGCGCAGCCGTTTTAAGTTTGAGATCCCGTCAATGGCAATTTGAGTTTTCttcggtctggtctggtgccgtgcagttaagcgatttagtgttccgtttcGTTTTCGCTTATAAATCGATGAGGGGTATGGGCTTAAcataacgtaagcttatagaaaagtcctattatagtgtaaaggactacgtaatcgataaaaaagcttgggtgtgaattattgctctaaccaggttgctcttctaataattttaaatgatattgtgagatggtgataacaaaaaaaaacacccggctaagtttgttgtgggctttttcttggACCAGGACGcggttggaaccctcgtagctttagttttaagtttacgaatgtggttatcgccatcatctcactaccgtgtaattcttatgtacgcattaaaagtgccacctatgaacctacttttataaagatatttttgactttgactttgactaactggtagtggaattaaaaaaaaaaagtcagcgCTTTAATTTTACAAAGCGTTTATTTTCGGCAGatagttttaaaaaagaacTGATGTGTATTAATCGTGCAGGTAAAGGACCAAGTGGAAAAAGTGAAGATTGAATTGGAGGAGATGAAGCGTCAATTTGAAGAGATGAGAAGGCAGATGTCAACCCCGGTCAGACCGGGCGAGATGCCGGAGAGCTTCCTGTTGCCCGGCGAGTGGTGTTGCAAGTGGGTGAATGGCCAACCGGTGGGCACCGTTAGTGAGATCGAGGGGGACCCTACAACGGACGCTAATAACAAAATGGTCTTGCCACGGCGTAGTGTACAGGTAAGTGTATTCTACAAACTCTCTTCTACTAAGAGGATTCTACGGGTAGTGGGTTACTGGCCAGAGATGGGCACTGTTAGTGACATCAAAAGGAGACCGAAATGGATTCTAACAACAAGATGACTGTGCCGCGACGTAGTGTACGGGTAGGGTATTTTACCAATCCCCTATCcatcgattttattaattacgatatttaaaagattaaagggGTGATGCGCGACTGTCCTAGCTAGGACTGTTCGAAGGCGATCTAAAAATggattaaaatcataaaatggtCTAGCTACCACGTACTGTAAAGTTTAGTCTTCTACAATATCTCATTATAACGCTTGCATAATCAtcgaaaaagaattattgattACTGATTAAGCGATGGGCACTGTTAGTTTCATTAAAAGGGAACCTGAAATTGATACTAATAACTAAATGACTTTGCCAAGAGGTAGTGTACAGGTAAGCAACTTTTAAGATCGTCTATACGGCTTTCTGTCTACTTAGAAGCTCCAAAAGGTAGTGGGTGAAACCAACCGGTGGACACTGTTAGTGACATCGAAGGCTATCTAGCTACGACGTAGTGTACAGTTAAGAGTCTTTTACAATATCTTATTCTTACGCTTTAATTCTACTTCGAAGATCATACGGGTAGTGGGTGTCTGGCCTAAATGCTTAAATGGATTCTAATAACAAAATGTCCTTGCCAAGAGGTAGTGTACAGGTAAGGAACTTCTATGATGCGCTTTTCTAAGGCTAGCGGGTGAATGATCAACCGGTGGGGACTGTTAGTGTCATCAAAGGCTAGTCAAAATTGGACTCTTATGACAAAATGGTCTTGCCACGACAGTGAAACAGCTGAGGACTATCTTTCTAGTGCTTTCATCATACTTAAAATACTCCAGGGACAAGTTGGTGAATGGCGAAGGGTTTGTCAGGTCGAAGGCGATCCAAAAATGGACTGGGGGGATGGGCCATCTTTTCGGTCAATGAGAGTAAAACAAGCTTATGGGGAACTCTTTGACGTTAAAGAAAgtcagtaaatatttaatttcggtTTCGCttgttagttaattttttttgtttaaggtTGAAGACAAGAGATTGCCCGAAGGCTGGACGAAGCACATGGTTCGCCGAAGATTAGGCCAGTCAGCCGGGAAATGGGACGTGGTTTTAGTCAGGTatgttgtgtttgtttgtgtatgtATTGTCACTGTTTTTTATAGTCTTGAGACTCTAAAGAGAATTAATTTATACTGTGATCAGTTGTGATAGTTAATTTTAATAGGCTGCTCGTTTCTTTATCGTTTGAACAATTTTATACAAGTTAATTGACACAATCGACTTAAGTCGCGAGGCGGAAGACGGTATTCTCCTcagtttgttattataaatttaatatgcacgcgaagcaaaaactttgtaccccttcttacgaaaattgcgcggacggaggagtatgaaatttctttagagaaggagtgcagaatgctcatattaaaaaaaaatgcataacaCATTCATTAACTCAATATAAAACACACTAacgttgcctgcgacttcgtccgcgatgaaattttaatttgcccCGAAATATAACTACTCGGCTACACCTACACCACGTATTTGACACATACACGAATATTATATActcttttttaatagttttttttggattataatttgtttgaaaaataaaaaaagaaaattgacaTTGTAGCGAATCAATAcaaccaaacaaacaatcaaCAAGTAATGACAATAAAaccttattaaattaaattattattttaattaattatggtcAAATTTTGACCACTGGGCTACCACTGTAaagtaaacttaattatttgaatttcagTCCAACTAATCTTCGATTCAATACCAAAACCGACATGCGATACTACCTGGAACAGAATGGTAACGAGCGTTTGAGACCATTTGAACACGCTTTACTAGATTTCAGCGCACACCTCAAGCTATCCAGACGTATGGGCTGGTTAACATATACCGTCGATGGGAACTCCGATACGGGGGTCGTGAACACTATGTCCCCGTTGGACAAGGCGACGAAATACcgcattaaaagaaaaattgacaggaaggaaaagaagaagaagaggaagaaGCAGATCGCTGCATTCCGTCGGCCAAGTGTAAGTTTGCTGGAAACtaaaagtaaaatggattttattcgtattaaattaaagctcaaatttgatAATTACCAGGAGTACAGAAACATCATCTACTACGTTTACTACGtttttgatactcgaaaactacTGATTGCAAATGTGTAAATCATTATACTTTACACACAACTCCGTAATAGCTGCATGGTTGCCGTACAGTCacattgcatttttttaacacgcttttattagcttcacctgtatgtatgtttgtatgtaactgacccctttgagctcgtttttgtcctactttgaacgatcagatttcattcaaactttgtagacatatcgaggaccgatgacattacactaatctgagaagattattccaattttcaatataaaaaataagattttttcgaactattaattacaattactacagcgccatctagacccaaatgtaaaaagcCCTaaacccaaatgtaaaaaaccctagacccaaatgtaaaaaacccaTGGCGTTTcaaacagatggcgttcgcgtacctaacaaattccacagaaaacattaagctactagatggtagagggcgttagctgttactttttaatgggctgtttttataataattagaacttgaaTTTCGAGAGACACTCTGACCGTGCACCCGCGTCGGGACTGTTATGGGAGTTACGTCTTCATATAGATTCCTGAGCGGGTAATGGGGCTCTTACCgtacacatttataatttgaaaaataattacagttacttatagttatcacggaattgatagtagattagatcaaataacagtttaaaataagtaataaataaataatagttaaaaactaaaaaacacgctttttatagaaaaccgaactaaaaaatagaaaaaaaattaagaaagtgttaaaaattttaataatatatttattaattaattaagtgtgtataaaaaaaatatttatttaaaaaaaagcgtaaaTATCTTAAAGAGCACcctttaagatattatcaaaataattatcactctactcatatctgtcattaaaatatttataactattgacaccatgcaccccacgctttttttacaataaaatatttttttttaaagctacgTACAGGTTGACAATTTCTTTTGTTGCATGAAAATGGCATGGCATGGTTGGCACTTGAAAATGCCATCATCTGccatagaaaaaaacaaatgtgtcATTAAATCATCTATTTTCATACATTTCAGTCTACAAACGTAACGCCTGGGCCAAGTGGTCTAGCATCGTTAGGTGAAGCTGATATAGATGTTACACCTCCCGGATATCCTGCTCTTGAAGATGGATAtggtatgaatgtttttaataatcacttgatatataaatgttttaaaattcagtGCTTCTCTGTTTAGAATATGCTGCATggtttaattactttttttatttcatacctaTTTTCAGTATATGTGGGGTCACTAAAAGTTCAAATTCTCGAGAATTTATTGCGGTGCCCGGCCGAGGGCTGCTTTAAAAACTTCCGAAACAACACGTTGCTCCAAATGCACATCAAACATTATCATAGGGAATTGCGGAAGATGTTGGGAGCGACGCCGAAAGTTCTCGATTTGGCCAGGAAGAGGACTAAACCAACAGGATTGGAGCGGAAGAAACAACCGGTTTCCAgagtattcaaaataaaaattaccagaCCCCCCAAACGTGTTGAGGAACCTAAACCGGAGCCAAAGGTTGTTAATCCTGAAGTAAATGTCGACATTAAGCCTTCAACTCCAACTCCAAAATTAGATCTACCGATACCAAGGTCGCAAGATTCGCCGAAACTTCGCCAAGCACTAGCGAGTGCTACGGGAAATAAGCCGTTTAAAAAAAGACCTAAAGTTTTATTACCAGTCCGTCGGCCGGATCCGCCTGAACCGATTCCCGAGGAAATAGAGGAGGAATTTCCACCCCTGGTTTACGAAGATGACATTGCGGAGTCTACGATGGAAATACCGGAGCCGCAAGATTTTGAAACTGCGATTTCCACGCATACCGTCACAAAACCGATTGACGATTCAAGACGGAGGGCTGAGAAGAAACGTAAATGCTTTTCGACCGTTTCTAAGATCCCTGGTAGTGAAGACGACGAATGGTATGGCATGAACTCTGATTTGGATACAAGGTCGAGTTGCCCTGGTTCCGGTACTCCCGATTCCAAAACAATGGATAAAGTGTTGAGTCACCAACAGGCTGTTTCTTCGGAATCTGCCGAGGAACAGAAGGCCGCTAATATGTACATGTTAACAGAAAGTAAGTAAGATAGCTAATGTTTTTGATAATTTAGTTGATCGTTTAGAATAGAAGtaggcgtttctttgcggaattctaatatgactataaatatatatactttaaccattatttgctatacctactccgcgaaaagcagcagaatctgtaccgtttaatttataatgtcttcaatctttatactccacaccaaacagatcttccgcaatgtactctctacttGAATCCGATGCTGCGTGATAAAAAggtcaactcaaaaaaacatcATATATGTAGGGATGGGAATGTAGCTGCAAAAATTCCGAGATCGTTCTAAGtagtaattttgatttatttccgAAAAACCGTAGCTACCTAACTGTAACTAATTGTTTTGAATGGACAGtattagtaaagctttttgtgtaGCTCTTCCGTGGTAAAACTATCGctacgcttatttctgctgcaaaaCAGCGTTGCTGTGTTCCTATTTGCCGGTTGCCGTGGTAATACCTACCCTCAAATTGACGGACACAAGGCGGCAATTTGTAGGACATGTTTCTTTCTTAACCACTGAAGGTTTGCTCTGTATATAGACGGTGGTTTTGTATACAACATACATCAGCATGGCTAGCTTGTGCAGTAGACATTTTTCTCCACAGAATAaggataaaattatgtattctcccacagttttaatCCCGAGAAATTAGCGCACGTTTGGAACAAACATCCAAAGAATATAAATGGGGGTTCATCATCAGCCAATgtgcatccactgctggacataagcaTCTCTCAAGCAGCTCTTCCTATTTTCAGCCTTTCTCAATCAGTCcttgcctgccacttttcggagatTGTCACTCCACTTAGTTGAGGGACGTTTACCGAGACGCGGTCTGCATTCGAGGACCTTTCGATTCTatcgtccatcggtcctccgacaaacgtgcCTCGCCCACAACCACTTTAGTGTGCTAGACCTAAGGGTCATGACAGTAACTTTAGTGCTAAGGCGAATCACCTCGTAACGGACTTTATCACTAAAAGAAAAACCAGTtatagctctttccatagcaCGCTGAGCGAAGTTTGTGTATCAGGATGATTTACAAACTTCGAGTCGCTCAGCGTCAGTGTGCACCTTTCGGCAACGTAAGTCATGACTGACAGGATGCACTGATCAAAAACTATTGTCTTCAGGCATTGTGGTATGGGCGATGAAAACACTCGGCGGAGTTTGCCGCAAGCTCCCATGTCCAGCTGTATTCTCCTTTCGATCTAAATTCGATTAAGagggggttaacttctcctattccctgttgctgtgctttagcaggtggacacgtaaatttAATCCCTcgtcaggagatataatcgggagatatatatttatctactgGCAATCTGTTTGgtcaaaataatgaatttccGGAAAAcctaaagttaataaatttaattttacattaggCGGCGAACGTATTAAGATAGAACACATGAAGCGCGAAGAGATCATCAACTGCCATTGCGGGTTCCGGGAGGAGGACGGTTTGATGGTGCAGTGCGAATTGTGTCTTTGTTGGCAGCACGCGCTTTGCCACAACATACAGAAGGAATCTGAGGTAATTTCGCATTGTATTTACCTACGATCAACTAGGAGGTTGATGGAGAGTTAATTGGGGGGGCGTAACAGCCGAGGACGACCCAAGCTAAGCAAGAGCTAAGCTTTGGTGATAATGATTCAAAGAAAACCAAACTATACACAAAATCCTAATTTTCTGTCaatcttgttatttattttctacttacgATTGTCATTCCAGCACGGCTTATATTCTACCAACCAAGTGTAATGGCAAAAGACAATCTTTTCACggaaaaggacaaaatgtttatctgaGTATGGGCGTatgaaaataatcataaaaatagaaataatacctTCTGATGAAGGAAATTTCTCCATATAATTTTTAGATTACATACGACAAACTGTACTGTCTGTACATTGATCTGACGCGCCTTAGTATATCGATAGCAcgatttttttgtcattttctaaaatcgGCCATGACTTTTGGTCACGTACAGATCTTCAATCTTTTGAATAGGGTGTACATAAAATCCAGTCTGAATATCTGATACGCtcaaattatttttcctttttgcCCTTCTAACAGTTGTATGTAATGTGCTTGTCCTTTTAGGTTCCCGAAAAATATACCTGCAGTATTTGTTTAAACCCGAAACGAGGTCGACGCTCGAAGCGGTTTCTCCACGATCAGGACAGGTTATACGAAGGCCTGCTGCCCGGGGCGAAGCCCTGCGAGTCTTTGAGGAGGTCCCACGAGCTTTCAGGCAACTTGTTGAGGATACAGGACGCTTTGCACGCTTTGAGAGTCAAGTATCATGTAGCTACGTGagtattattttgtgtgtttgttttaaataatgtcGAACTTACTTGGATGGATAGCAAAGGTCTAGGTATGGTTTCTCTTGCCTAGAAAATGGCAAGATGGTGGTCTTCTTGCTTTGATGAAAGATGGCCTTGAAGGAGGtttatacaacgtataaatgaaaaccgaaataatactttagagtTGTAACTCCAACTCAGCTGAAAATAAAGGAAATGTGAATGTGATCTTTACGTTATGTAACATGAAGTaaactttcatattatatttttcttgttaGTAGTATACGGACTACTTCAAATGATTTTACTAGAGCCGAG from Pararge aegeria chromosome 4, ilParAegt1.1, whole genome shotgun sequence encodes the following:
- the LOC120637666 gene encoding uncharacterized protein LOC120637666 isoform X4, which produces MDTELNKANSEEQALNTSSSSKESEEENVDSIKKYIEKQEIEIQNKKNENERLAKAEMDDKEKPGTSQSVELSESLEKHDSMEKHLIDPAENVVIGISVMDMILSESDAHQNDIKPIPKQTLSPKGNSVALSIGSKVKAKDFSESWYPAEIVEVDYDEMEVLVHYENAPNKFDEWICISSPRLKPITRSSTPATPPATSEVAPAQNAVESETKEEIKEEKPKLQFVVGERCLARWRDNRRFMATVANNLGNGVYEIIFDDGFRWKCNTSRLYKMKESRKCSEYLTVDTSMSNIASPPSQVPHGAGSSTGDIPNPIIPPPIFHKHLFDPTRDYLGSKSERREMKRKLNIKEIFNIGQKKRKKETPPKVEKEKKPRVLLKKLEDKELDEKTEIQPEVKIDIKHEIPDAIASIIGTIAKDDVETPATPGEKIYVKTEKLLDNVEEQNEDELETPDVKEGSDKITLDDLVDNNSKVCADIEIPNDFDIIQPKHSVAPDVEEEQKLENFEKPDESKKEVIEKMKEVISKLEDGLNKIEEDHNSRVNSPKPEPKPEPPIEVIEVNPAASEVDKVDAVEKPKKKLSKIKKTKKLRLLQEKKVKDQVEKVKIELEEMKRQFEEMRRQMSTPVRPGEMPESFLLPGEWCCKWVNGQPVGTVSEIEGDPTTDANNKMVLPRRSVQVEDKRLPEGWTKHMVRRRLGQSAGKWDVVLVSPTNLRFNTKTDMRYYLEQNGNERLRPFEHALLDFSAHLKLSRRMGWLTYTVDGNSDTGVVNTMSPLDKATKYRIKRKIDRKEKKKKRKKQIAAFRRPSSTNVTPGPSGLASLGEADIDVTPPGYPALEDGYVYVGSLKVQILENLLRCPAEGCFKNFRNNTLLQMHIKHYHRELRKMLGATPKVLDLARKRTKPTGLERKKQPVSRVFKIKITRPPKRVEEPKPEPKVVNPEVNVDIKPSTPTPKLDLPIPRSQDSPKLRQALASATGNKPFKKRPKVLLPVRRPDPPEPIPEEIEEEFPPLVYEDDIAESTMEIPEPQDFETAISTHTVTKPIDDSRRRAEKKRKCFSTVSKIPGSEDDEWYGMNSDLDTRSSCPGSGTPDSKTMDKVLSHQQAVSSESAEEQKAANMYMLTESGERIKIEHMKREEIINCHCGFREEDGLMVQCELCLCWQHALCHNIQKESEVPEKYTCSICLNPKRGRRSKRFLHDQDRLYEGLLPGAKPCESLRRSHELSGNLLRIQDALHALRVKYHVATKKDHPKLYLWAKDWENAEVNLIQERLNSDYSDLNIIVNNIDKENLPVKKEEPSDISPPATEDLDQESQVDSPDPTAMSSPGGASLDLPITTSELERLAQTVQEQEVRNVTVPQPEAAIENGACRNRLLLHVQRCHALIDARLDSIEAQVAELESQDPSFEDDETADYFPRTKQTVQMLMRDLDTMEELGILT